The proteins below come from a single Desulfatiglans sp. genomic window:
- a CDS encoding transposase, which produces MPRIARLDTPGLLHHVMIRGIERRRIFKDDEDRENLMERLSD; this is translated from the coding sequence ATGCCAAGAATAGCCAGACTAGATACACCAGGTTTATTACACCATGTGATGATCAGGGGGATAGAACGCCGCAGGATCTTCAAAGACGATGAAGACCGTGAAAACCTCATGGAAAGGCTTTCTGAT
- a CDS encoding formylglycine-generating enzyme family protein, with translation MEKIKNKIYSVIIFIIPFLLVCTAGCIFAKKNSAVPLHVKGGSFTNSLGMVFNEIPAGTFIMGSKMDELERNEDEILHKVTLTKQFYMQTTEVTQGQWKAIIKSNPSSYKECGNDCPVETVSWNDIQTFINKLNKRGEGIYRLPTEAEWEYAVRAGTTTAFNTDNCIYGAYENFSPDSENNSSLDDSLFNCSFGVYHGTPLPVASLKPNAWGLYDMHGNVSEWVNDEYGRYPSTHVVDPTGPSSGKNKVVRGGNYGSHAGQCRSAFRRQESPDYKIFAIGFRLVREIDQ, from the coding sequence ATGGAAAAAATAAAAAATAAAATTTATTCGGTAATTATATTTATTATCCCTTTCCTTTTGGTTTGCACAGCAGGCTGTATTTTTGCTAAAAAAAATTCAGCAGTTCCATTGCATGTAAAAGGAGGATCATTCACTAACTCTTTAGGTATGGTTTTTAATGAAATTCCTGCAGGAACTTTCATTATGGGAAGCAAGATGGATGAGCTTGAAAGAAATGAAGATGAGATCCTCCACAAGGTAACCTTGACAAAACAATTTTACATGCAGACAACGGAGGTAACTCAGGGGCAGTGGAAGGCTATAATTAAAAGTAATCCCTCTTCTTATAAAGAGTGTGGAAATGACTGTCCTGTTGAAACCGTTTCATGGAATGATATTCAAACTTTTATTAATAAATTGAATAAACGTGGAGAGGGAATCTACCGCCTTCCTACTGAGGCAGAATGGGAATATGCTGTCAGGGCAGGAACTACAACGGCCTTTAATACAGATAATTGTATTTATGGTGCTTATGAAAATTTTTCTCCTGATAGTGAAAATAATTCCTCACTCGATGATTCTTTATTTAACTGTTCATTCGGTGTTTATCATGGAACCCCATTACCTGTAGCCAGCTTAAAGCCTAACGCATGGGGACTGTACGATATGCACGGTAATGTGAGTGAATGGGTTAATGACGAGTATGGTCGTTATCCATCAACTCATGTTGTTGACCCCACAGGACCAAGCTCTGGAAAAAACAAGGTTGTTCGCGGAGGGAACTATGGATCACATGCTGGTCAGTGTCGTTCTGCATTTCGAAGACAAGAATCGCCAGATTATAAGATCTTTGCTATTGGCTTTCGGCTTGTTAGAGAGATTGATCAGTGA